The genomic region CGCTGCGATCGCCCGTTATATTAAAGAGGGTTGGCTGCGACAACGGGCAGAATTTTGGGGCTTACCCATAGATAATGCCGCGCGATCGGGAATGAAGACTAAATCCTCTCGAAACTAAGACAGATAATTTCAGCAATCTATAGAGCAAAATTGAGTTTTAACCTGCGCAGGCAGGTTTCGTCTGTGTAGATGTGGTTTTAACCGCCGTTTGCTTAATACTAAATCAAACAGATGGAAATGTAAAACTAGTAAAACTCAACTCATTAATCTCATTCCACCTATAAACTTGGGCGCGAAACGCATCCCATTGCTGGTAAATCTGTTTAAAAGTCGCATCTTTAGTAGCATTTTCAGACAACAAATCGGTGGTTGCCTTTTGTGCTGCTTGCATAATTTCCTTAGTATAAGGAGTTAGCCTTGTTCCCCCCTTCACGAGCCGGTCTAATGCTGCCCCATTTAAAGCATTGTATTGAGCCAAATTATCCATATTGGCATCTGTAGCAGCACTCTTGAGAATTTCTTGATATTCCTTTGGCAGCTTATCCCAAGCAGCACGATTGACTAATACTTCCCAAGTTGGTCCTGGTTCCCACCAACCCGGGTAGTAATAAAACTTTGCTGCCTTATTGAGACCTAATTTTTCATCATCGTAAGGACCAACCCATTCTGCTGCATCGATCGCACCTCGGTCTAGTGCTAGATAAATCTCTCCGCCAGGTAACACCTGCACGTTCACGCCCAAGCGTGACATCACCTGACCTCCCAAGCCAGGAATTCTCATCTTTAAACCGTTCAAGTCGGCAACTGATTTAATTTCTCGCTTGAACCAGCCACCCATTTGCGCCCCAGAGTTACCAGCCGGAAAATTAATCACGTTGAAATCAGCATAAAGCTTTTGCATTGCTTCCAAACCACCACCGTGATACAACCAAGCATTCTGCTGCTGGGCAGTTAGTCCAAACGGTACGGATGTGGCAAAGGCAAGGGCAGCATTTTTACCAATATAGTAGTAACCTGCAGTATGACCGCATTCAACCGTTCCTGCTTGGACTGCATCTAGAACTTGCAATCCTGGGACTAATTCTCCTGCTACAAATGGCGTGATGATAAACCGCCCATTTGACATTTCCTGCACGCGCTTGCTGAAGGTTTCCGCACCACCGAAAATCCCCAAAGCTTTAGGCCAACTTGTAGCCATGCGCCATCGTACCTTCGGTAAAGCACCTGCTTGCTGGGCGTTATTGGTTTGCACGCGGACGCAAGCACCTAAAGCTGTGGTGGTAGCAGCAGCCGTAGTCGTTTTGGCAATAAATCGTCGCCGTTTCATTGTTGATCTAAAAATTGTTGCTCTAAAAATTGAGAATTTGTCATGGTGCTGTTGGTTTTGTCACCGATGGCACATTTGACTTAAAAGCATGACGATCGTACCACGCCAGCTCGTTATCTCTGTGGCGCGATCGCGTTTATTAATTTAGAAACGGAGAGGAGAGGATTCGAACCTCCGTTGGGTTTGACCCCAAAACTGATTTCGAGTCAGCCGCATTCAACCACTCTGCCACCTCTCCATAGGAGATAGTCTTGCTCTATTTTAGACAAGAATACCATTTTACAGTGCAGATGCCTTGTCTTCAACTGTTTCTACAGCAATCTCAAACTTACCTTTGGGTGTCCACTGCACTGCACCGTCTCTTCCCGTCAAGAACACTTTAGTTTTGCCTTGTTGCAATTCAGCCATCGTCTTCGGATCGAGTTTAGCACTAGAGGCGATCGCTACTTCCGGCTTTACTGCTGCAATCAAGCTAGAATCTAGTTTCTCTCCCGACCATACCAATACCTGAGCATGTGGCAATCTCTCATTCGCTTTCCCTATCTCTCTTTCCCCTAAAATTAGCCATGTCTTATCTTGGATCTGCATCTGTAAAATCTGTTGTTGGGCATTGAGTAGCTTAATTAGCATCGAACCTGTAGATATTTCTCGATCTGGAAGTAACTGCTGGCAGTTTATATTGGATAGTTTGGAAGTAATTGTTGTATTGCGATCGCGACTAGGGCAATTATAAAAGTTTTTAACTGATAAATTTTGCAAAAGCAACGACCAATCGTTGAGGCTATTTATCGAATTAGGCTCTGCTGCTACTGCCCAATCAAGCTGATTAATTCCTTGTTGTTGTAAAAAAGGTAAAACTGTAAACCTAGAAGTAGTTTCATTTCCACTATTCAATAGTAAAACTTTACTACGATCTTGTATTACTAAAACAGGTTCTTTTCCTACTGCTAAAACTGTAACTCGGAATAAGCTCGCTTGAGTTTGCCAAACTGGAATGAATACCAAGCTAATCACGATCGGCACTACAAACCACCATTTTTTCTGCCACCATTTTTGAATGCAAGTTAAGATAAATAACCCATATATTATTACGAGCTGTAACGGGGATATGATTCCTACAGCGGTTGCTGCTCCTGGCAGTCCAGCAAAAAAATCGACGAGTTCCATGAGGTAATAAGCTGGATAATATAATAACCAAGCTAAAGCACTCCCCATAGCTGGATGAATTAACGCTGCGATCGCACTGATAAAAGCTCCTAAGCTAATAATTGAAACTGGTATTGTCGTTATCATATTAACTAAAATACTATAAGGAGAAATTAAGCCAAAATTATATATTTGTAGCGGAATCGTCCAAATATAAGCTGAAATTGGCACTGCGATTAAAGTAGCGATCGCAGGTGGTAGCCAATCTAGTTTTTTGATCGAAGCTGGCACTGTTACTATTAATCCCAAAGTTGCTAAAAAGCTAAACTCAAAACCTAAATCCCAAATCCAATTTGGATTTACAGTTAATAACACAGCAGCAGCTAATAAAATTAAGCCTAAAGGTTTAACTTTCCGTTCCAACGCTAGAGCAGTTAAAGCACCAATTCCCATAATAACTGCTCTTAATACTGATGGTTGTAAACCTGTAAGACCAAGAAAAATTAGTAGTGCCGATACTCCAATGATAAATTGAAGTCGATTAGAAAAACGTTGAGCGATCGCTAAGACAACTCCTAAAATTAAAGATACTTGAAAACCAGATGCAGCCAAGGCATGAGCTAGACCAACTCGAATAAATGAGTCACTAACAGAAGATGGTAAGTCAACTACGCGGTTTCCTAAAACCATCGCACTCACTAAAACTCCTTCTGGTACGCCTAACAAGTGTACCTGAGAACGAAGAATTTTTTGTCTGACTGCCCACCATCCCCAATTGTTGGTATTCTGATTGATATCTGAGTCAATTAAACTAACTTCTTTTCCTTTCAAACCAGCAAAACTACCCTCTCTGGCTAGATAAGCTTGAAAATTAAATCCTCTTGGGTTATTTGCTGATTTAGGTTTATATAAAATTCCTGTGACAGTAATTCTTGACCCTTCATGCAATCCAGTTGCTTGTAATAAAGGTACAGTTGTATATAATTTACCAGTTACATCTTTACTAATATCGTTGTCAATATTTAAATAAAACGGTTCTAGCCAAAATTGCGATCGCTGGCTTCTCGTTAAACGTGGTGTACTAGTAATTGTTCCCTGAACAGTGACAACTTGTACTGGATTTTGGGCATTAGTAGCTATAACCTTGCTAATATCATTCTCACCAGGATAGGGCGTTCTTATTTGAATATATATAGTTGCACTAAAACCAATTAAACCAGCTAATAACCATATTTGCGGCTTGACTTGCCAAAAGTTATTCGGAAGTTTATTTCTGTAAATACTTCTTCTACCAAAACTAGCTAATACTGTTACTATAATTCCTATAACCAGTAATCCACAGCCTCCCCATGCAATCGCTGTAGACAATAAACCTAAAATGTAAGCAAGACAGAGTAGAACACCAGTAATCGGAGTCATCAAGAATGAATATTTACTTAATTTTTTAATTTAATATATAAAGCTTTAACTGCTGGATTTTTTTCATGCGGTATTGTATTAATTTCAAATATATCAATTGCTCGAATCAATTCTCCAAGCTTTTTATAACCATAATTTCTAGAATCAAAAGATGAATCTAACTTGTTAAGTTGAATTCCCAGTTCTCCTAGACTCGCCCAGCCTTCCTCTTCGGTAATAGAATCATAAGCGGTTTTAACAAGATTTACTAGTTTCTGATTTTGCTTAAGTTTCGCACTACTTTGTGCTTTTCTTTCTGTTGAGGAAAGCTCTGATTTTTGCCCTTCTTTTTCTTCTAATTCTTCTAAGTTTTCTGTATAAGTAAACTTATCACAAGCTTTTTGAAAAGGTTCAGGAGTCTTTTTCTCACCAAAGCCATATACAAATAATCCAGACTCTCGAATTCTGCAAGCTAGTTTAGTAAAATCACTATCACTTGAAACAATACAAAAACCATCAAAATTGCTAGTGTATAGCAGATCCATTGCATCAATAATTAATGCACTATCAGTTGCATTCTTGCCTGATGTGTAACTAAACTGTTGTATGGGTTGTATGACAAATTTATGCAGCTTATCTTTCCAGCTACTCAGTTGCGGTCGCGTCCAATCACCATAAATTCGTTTAACATTAGCAGTACCATATTTCGCAATTTCTTTGAGTAGAGGCTCAACTAAGTTGGCATTAGCATTATCAGCATCAATTAATACAGCCAGCCTAGTCGCTCTAAATGGTAATTCTCCCTGCATAGTTCACTTTGGTAGAACTCAGATTTTCATTATCTTATGATTCCCACCAAGTGAACTTTATTCACAAAGCGATTAAATTGCTAAACCCAGCCTTAACCCTAAAACAGCATGGAGGAACATTAGACAAAGCGCCGTACTACCCAAGTAAGCGTGAACTGTGCGTAAAGTACCTTTTTCCTTGCCAAAACCTAATAATGCTAACGCTCCATTTAGCAGCAACAGCAATAGTACAATCGATCCAGTCCAAAAATGAGGACTTTTCAATATTGGTTGTTGCTGCATTACCAGTGACAGCAAGCCACCCGTATAGCCAGCCGCCATAAAACCAAACATCCAAGGTGCTAGAGTGCGGTGAGCGATCGCACTTTCCGTTGCAACGTCTCGATCTGCAACTATTCTGCTACGCCATCCCGCAAATCCAACAAAACTACCCATCACAAACACGACAATTCCCATCATTAAGGGATGTCCCCAGTGTACGATTGGTTCTGGAATGCCTAAACTGCGAAACCAAGCGGCGATCGGTTCCAATAGATCCCTCAGATTACCCATTAGTCTTCTATCCTTTTGCTTTGTGCAACAGTGGAAATCCTAATGCTTCTCGTTGCTGGATGTATAGTTGAGCAACTTTTCTTGCCAAATGCCGAATTCTACCAATGTAACGAGTCCGTTCCGTGACAGAAATCACTCCCCTAGCATCTATTAGGTTAAAGGTGTGAGAACACTTCAGAATGTAATCCAAGCTAGGTAAAACCAATGCTCTTTGAGTTAGCTGTTCTGCTTCCTGCTCGTACATATTAAACAGCGTCAGCAACATTTCAGGGTTAGAGGCTTCAAAGTTATACGTACACTGCTCGATTTCTCCTTGGAGATGAACGTCCCCGTAGGTAATATCGTCCGTCCATTTCAACTTGGTAAACGCCTCTACTCCCTGGAGGTACATGGCTAGTCGTTCCAAGCCGTAGGTAATTTCAATTGAAACAGGACGACAATCAATCCCCCCACACTGTTGAAAGTAGGTAAATTGAGTAATTTCCATCCCGTCAAGCCAAACTTCCCAGCCAGTACCCCAAGCACCCACAGTTGCATCTTCCCAGTTATCTTCTACAAAACGAATATCATGATCTTCTGGGTGGATACCCAAAGCTCTCAAAGAATCGAGATATATACCTTGTATGTTTTCAGGAGAAGGTTTAATCAACACTTGGTATTGATAGTAGTGTTGAAAGCGATTGGGATTTTCTCCGTAGCGTCCATCTGTAGGACGACGGCAAGGCTCAATATAAGCAACTGACCACGGTTCAGGTCCCAAGGCTCTTAAAAAAGTGTGGGGGTTCTTCGTACCTGCACCTTTCTCCGTGTCATAGGGTTGGGCAATCAAGCAACCGCGATCGCCCCAAAACTTATGTAGTACAGCAATCACTGATTGAAAGTTCACAAGTCTCGTTCCTCAGCAGCACAATGCATATGTCATTGTCGCTTAAACTCTGCCATATCAACAGTCTGGAGCGAGCGAAAAGTTTTTTTTGCCAACTAGTTGACAAAAAATGGGAGGGATTGCTAGATTAGTAAAGCGCCGGAAGAGAGAGGGACGCGAAGCGACCTTCCAAAAGGCGACCGAACCTAGAAAAGAGTATAGTTTGAAAGCGCCAATAGCACAAGAGAGTTGGTGTCGAATTAGAAGAAACATATGTTGAGTTAAGGAAAAAAACGGAGAGTTTGATCCTGGCTCAGGATGAACGCTGGCGGTATGCTTAACACATGCAAGTCGAACGGGAAGTTTTCGGACTTCTAGTGGCGGACGGGTGAGTAACGCGTGAGAATCTGCCTTTTGGACGGGGACAACTGCTGGAAACGGCAGCTAAGACCGGATGTGCCGCAAGGTGAAATATTGTATAGCCAAAAGAGGAGCTCGCGACCGATTAGCTAGTTGGTGGGGTAAGAGCCTACCAAGGCTGCGATCGGTAGCCGGTTTGAGAGGACGACCGGCCACACTGGGACTGAGACACGGCCCAGACTCCTACGGGAGGCAGCAGTGGGGAATTTTCCGCAATGGGCGAAAGCCTGACGGAGCAATACCGCGTGAGGGAGGAAGGCTCTTGGGTCGTAAACCTCTTTTCTCAGGGAAGAATCAATGACGGTACCTGAGGAATCAGCATCGGCTAACTCCGTGCCAGCAGCCGCGGTAATACGGAGGATGCAAGCGTTATCCGGAATGATTGGGCGTAAAGCGTCCGCAGGTGGCACATCAAGTCTGCTGTCAAAGCCCCCAGCTTAACTGGGAAGAGGCGGTGGAAACTGGTGAGCTAGAGAGCAATAGGGGTAGAGGGAATTCCCGGTGTAGCGGTGAAATGCGTAGAGATCGGGAAGAACACCAGTGGCGAAAGCGCTCTACTAGGTTGCAACTGACACTGAGGGACGAAAGCTAGGGGAGCGAATGGGATTAGATACCCCAGTAGTCCTAGCCGTAAACGATGGATACTAGGCGTTTCTCGTATCGACCCGAGGAGTGCCGGAGCCAACGCGTTAAGTATCCCGCCTGGGGAGTACGCACGCAAGTGTGAAACTCAAAGGAATTGACGGGGGCCCGCACAAGCGGTGGAGTATGTGGTTTAATTCGATGCAACGCGAAGAACCTTACCAGGGCTTGACATGTCTGGAACCGTGGGGAAACTCATGGGTGCCGAAAGGAGCCAGAACACAGGTGGTGCATGGCTGTCGTCAGCTCGTGTCGTGAGATGTTGGGTTAAGTCCCGCAACGAGCGCAACCCTCGTGTTTAGTTGCCATCATTCAGTTGGGCACTCTAGACAGACTGCCGGTGACAAACCGGAGGAAGGTGGGGATGACGTCAAGTCAGCATGCCCCTTACGTCCTGGGC from Chroococcidiopsis sp. SAG 2025 harbors:
- a CDS encoding TRAP transporter substrate-binding protein, producing MKRRRFIAKTTTAAATTTALGACVRVQTNNAQQAGALPKVRWRMATSWPKALGIFGGAETFSKRVQEMSNGRFIITPFVAGELVPGLQVLDAVQAGTVECGHTAGYYYIGKNAALAFATSVPFGLTAQQQNAWLYHGGGLEAMQKLYADFNVINFPAGNSGAQMGGWFKREIKSVADLNGLKMRIPGLGGQVMSRLGVNVQVLPGGEIYLALDRGAIDAAEWVGPYDDEKLGLNKAAKFYYYPGWWEPGPTWEVLVNRAAWDKLPKEYQEILKSAATDANMDNLAQYNALNGAALDRLVKGGTRLTPYTKEIMQAAQKATTDLLSENATKDATFKQIYQQWDAFRAQVYRWNEINELSFTSFTFPSV
- a CDS encoding ComEC/Rec2 family competence protein, with the protein product MTPITGVLLCLAYILGLLSTAIAWGGCGLLVIGIIVTVLASFGRRSIYRNKLPNNFWQVKPQIWLLAGLIGFSATIYIQIRTPYPGENDISKVIATNAQNPVQVVTVQGTITSTPRLTRSQRSQFWLEPFYLNIDNDISKDVTGKLYTTVPLLQATGLHEGSRITVTGILYKPKSANNPRGFNFQAYLAREGSFAGLKGKEVSLIDSDINQNTNNWGWWAVRQKILRSQVHLLGVPEGVLVSAMVLGNRVVDLPSSVSDSFIRVGLAHALAASGFQVSLILGVVLAIAQRFSNRLQFIIGVSALLIFLGLTGLQPSVLRAVIMGIGALTALALERKVKPLGLILLAAAVLLTVNPNWIWDLGFEFSFLATLGLIVTVPASIKKLDWLPPAIATLIAVPISAYIWTIPLQIYNFGLISPYSILVNMITTIPVSIISLGAFISAIAALIHPAMGSALAWLLYYPAYYLMELVDFFAGLPGAATAVGIISPLQLVIIYGLFILTCIQKWWQKKWWFVVPIVISLVFIPVWQTQASLFRVTVLAVGKEPVLVIQDRSKVLLLNSGNETTSRFTVLPFLQQQGINQLDWAVAAEPNSINSLNDWSLLLQNLSVKNFYNCPSRDRNTTITSKLSNINCQQLLPDREISTGSMLIKLLNAQQQILQMQIQDKTWLILGEREIGKANERLPHAQVLVWSGEKLDSSLIAAVKPEVAIASSAKLDPKTMAELQQGKTKVFLTGRDGAVQWTPKGKFEIAVETVEDKASAL
- a CDS encoding NYN domain-containing protein is translated as MQGELPFRATRLAVLIDADNANANLVEPLLKEIAKYGTANVKRIYGDWTRPQLSSWKDKLHKFVIQPIQQFSYTSGKNATDSALIIDAMDLLYTSNFDGFCIVSSDSDFTKLACRIRESGLFVYGFGEKKTPEPFQKACDKFTYTENLEELEEKEGQKSELSSTERKAQSSAKLKQNQKLVNLVKTAYDSITEEEGWASLGELGIQLNKLDSSFDSRNYGYKKLGELIRAIDIFEINTIPHEKNPAVKALYIKLKN
- a CDS encoding DUF4079 domain-containing protein, with protein sequence MGNLRDLLEPIAAWFRSLGIPEPIVHWGHPLMMGIVVFVMGSFVGFAGWRSRIVADRDVATESAIAHRTLAPWMFGFMAAGYTGGLLSLVMQQQPILKSPHFWTGSIVLLLLLLNGALALLGFGKEKGTLRTVHAYLGSTALCLMFLHAVLGLRLGLAI
- the glyQ gene encoding glycine--tRNA ligase subunit alpha translates to MNFQSVIAVLHKFWGDRGCLIAQPYDTEKGAGTKNPHTFLRALGPEPWSVAYIEPCRRPTDGRYGENPNRFQHYYQYQVLIKPSPENIQGIYLDSLRALGIHPEDHDIRFVEDNWEDATVGAWGTGWEVWLDGMEITQFTYFQQCGGIDCRPVSIEITYGLERLAMYLQGVEAFTKLKWTDDITYGDVHLQGEIEQCTYNFEASNPEMLLTLFNMYEQEAEQLTQRALVLPSLDYILKCSHTFNLIDARGVISVTERTRYIGRIRHLARKVAQLYIQQREALGFPLLHKAKG